From Nonlabens sp. Ci31, the proteins below share one genomic window:
- a CDS encoding GAF domain-containing protein: MKTDALKPQVISIINQPGVVIKDKMQAICDLLQSAVATYDWVGFYMAHETEPTLHLWNQAGEPTDHTVIPFGKGICGQVAVSNANFVVDDVHAQDNYIACSIYVKSEVVIPMFKNAKNIGQIDIDSNTVNAFNAEDERFLEWINELVAAEL, translated from the coding sequence ATGAAAACAGACGCATTAAAACCTCAGGTTATTAGCATTATCAATCAGCCAGGTGTAGTGATTAAAGATAAAATGCAAGCTATTTGCGATTTACTTCAATCGGCTGTAGCTACTTATGACTGGGTAGGTTTTTACATGGCTCATGAAACAGAACCCACTCTACATTTATGGAATCAAGCAGGAGAACCTACAGACCATACGGTCATTCCATTTGGCAAAGGGATTTGTGGTCAAGTAGCGGTGTCTAATGCAAATTTTGTGGTAGATGACGTTCATGCACAAGATAATTACATCGCTTGCAGCATTTACGTGAAAAGTGAGGTCGTTATTCCTATGTTCAAGAATGCTAAAAACATTGGACAGATCGATATAGATAGCAATACTGTAAATGCTTTTAACGCAGAAGACGAGCGTTTTCTAGAGTGGATCAACGAGCTTGTAGCGGCAGAGCTGTAA
- a CDS encoding exosortase F system-associated membrane protein produces MNKTISVVLIALSLLGLASVRLLENDLFYDPFIDYFKSNFQLQSLPELHKGLYLISTVSRYLINLLFTVFTIWLLYRSKEFVKATLWVHLFSFIILLAAFFILVALDDEWVKMTLFYIRRFLIHPILLFILVPGFYFISKTKSAP; encoded by the coding sequence TTGAATAAAACCATATCTGTAGTTCTTATCGCGTTATCGCTGCTAGGTTTAGCATCAGTTCGTTTGTTAGAAAACGACTTGTTTTACGATCCTTTTATAGATTATTTTAAATCCAATTTTCAATTACAATCGTTACCGGAATTACACAAGGGACTTTATCTTATCTCAACAGTGTCCCGTTACTTAATCAACCTGTTATTTACTGTATTTACGATCTGGTTGCTGTACAGAAGCAAAGAGTTTGTCAAAGCTACCTTATGGGTTCATTTGTTTAGTTTTATAATTCTATTAGCTGCTTTTTTTATTTTAGTTGCTCTAGATGATGAATGGGTAAAAATGACCTTGTTCTACATTAGAAGATTTTTAATACATCCTATTTTACTCTTTATTTTAGTGCCAGGTTTCTATTTTATCTCTAAAACTAAGAGTGCCCCCTAA
- the xrtF gene encoding exosortase family protein XrtF → MKALKPYYPVFKFVSIFAMLYILFSVGYYLFISIEWDQQLYPDPITAQISYQTQELLKLVGYNAQTLNSPVHPSVMMFIDEFKIYRVIEGCNAVSVMILFTSFVVAFARGWKKTLAFLVIGIVFIYIVNLIRLVVLGIVYYDYSVYADFSHEIIFPSVIYGAVVLLWIYWIRNVKPKEVE, encoded by the coding sequence TTGAAAGCGTTAAAGCCGTATTATCCAGTTTTTAAGTTTGTATCCATTTTTGCCATGTTATACATCCTTTTTTCTGTTGGTTACTATCTTTTTATAAGTATAGAATGGGATCAACAACTCTATCCAGATCCCATAACCGCCCAAATAAGTTATCAAACACAAGAACTCTTAAAGCTAGTGGGCTATAATGCTCAAACCTTAAATTCTCCGGTACATCCTTCGGTAATGATGTTTATTGATGAATTCAAAATATATCGTGTCATTGAAGGTTGTAATGCGGTAAGTGTGATGATTTTATTTACTTCTTTTGTAGTTGCTTTTGCTAGAGGCTGGAAGAAGACACTAGCTTTTTTAGTAATTGGAATTGTATTTATCTATATAGTCAACTTAATCAGGCTGGTAGTTTTGGGAATCGTTTACTACGACTATTCCGTTTATGCTGATTTCTCTCATGAAATCATATTCCCTAGTGTTATTTACGGAGCGGTAGTTTTACTATGGATTTATTGGATTAGAAATGTAAAGCCTAAGGAAGTTGAATAA
- a CDS encoding class I SAM-dependent methyltransferase — MLRHPSSYRDPSGFVYREKGAFYRQINPVYFEEYHTAKNAGIYQKLFDKKWLIPHKEISVDEEKIIILPEQLDFISYPYEWSFSQYKHAAQLTLRIQIFLLENNFSLKDASAFNIAFHKGKAVFIDTLSIEQYKENAPWRALKQFNEHFFGPLLLAQKYGGQYLKTLQHSINGMALIEVKRQLPFTSRFHPTIYSHIHLLSKSDTKESSEKTESKEARLSKSSQIKMLLALEQHINTMTSKENTEWSSYYDQINYQEESFQAKKKLVKEWCAAIEARKIIDLGGNDGTFAKELLDQADQIMVSDIDQPAIDQCYLNQLKSKENKLLPIVCDLMQPSPAIGFHHKERDSFTSRVIDFQADVTMALALIHHITLTGNVPFEMSAAYFAKLTPYLIIEFPDREDSWVKFILDSKRDARHLFDDYTISAFAKAYQKKFKLLKSEKIEGTERTLFLFERYEG, encoded by the coding sequence ATGCTTAGGCATCCATCTTCATACCGAGATCCCTCTGGTTTTGTATACAGAGAAAAAGGCGCCTTTTACCGACAGATCAATCCGGTGTATTTTGAAGAGTACCACACTGCAAAAAACGCTGGAATTTATCAAAAGCTTTTTGATAAAAAATGGCTTATACCACATAAAGAAATCAGTGTTGATGAAGAAAAGATTATTATCCTTCCAGAGCAATTGGACTTTATCAGTTATCCTTATGAATGGAGTTTTAGCCAGTACAAACACGCAGCACAACTTACTCTTAGAATTCAAATTTTCCTTCTAGAAAATAACTTTTCCTTAAAAGATGCCAGTGCTTTTAATATTGCCTTTCATAAAGGCAAAGCAGTATTTATAGACACCTTGAGTATCGAGCAGTATAAAGAAAATGCGCCATGGAGAGCGTTAAAGCAATTTAATGAACACTTTTTTGGACCTTTACTTCTCGCTCAAAAATACGGTGGACAGTATTTAAAAACCCTTCAGCATTCTATTAACGGGATGGCTTTAATTGAGGTAAAACGACAGTTGCCTTTTACTTCTAGATTCCACCCTACTATTTACAGTCATATTCATTTGCTTTCAAAATCTGACACTAAGGAAAGTTCTGAAAAAACAGAAAGCAAAGAAGCGCGTCTTTCTAAGTCTTCTCAGATAAAAATGTTGCTAGCCTTAGAACAGCATATCAACACCATGACTTCCAAAGAAAATACAGAGTGGTCTAGTTACTACGATCAGATCAATTATCAAGAAGAGTCCTTTCAAGCAAAAAAGAAACTCGTTAAAGAATGGTGTGCTGCTATAGAAGCTCGTAAAATAATCGACCTAGGCGGAAATGACGGCACATTTGCAAAGGAATTATTAGACCAAGCAGATCAGATCATGGTGAGTGATATAGACCAGCCCGCGATAGATCAATGCTACTTGAACCAATTAAAATCTAAAGAAAATAAGCTTCTACCTATCGTTTGCGATTTGATGCAGCCTTCACCGGCTATAGGGTTCCATCATAAGGAACGGGATTCTTTTACCTCACGAGTAATTGACTTTCAAGCAGACGTGACTATGGCTCTTGCTTTGATCCACCACATCACCTTGACGGGAAATGTTCCCTTTGAAATGAGTGCTGCTTATTTTGCAAAATTGACTCCGTATTTGATCATAGAGTTTCCAGATCGAGAAGATAGCTGGGTCAAATTTATCCTAGATAGCAAGCGAGATGCTCGTCATTTATTTGATGATTATACCATTTCCGCTTTCGCGAAAGCGTACCAAAAAAAATTTAAATTGCTCAAATCAGAAAAAATCGAAGGAACAGAGCGCACCCTATTTCTTTTTGAACGATATGAAGGATAG